Proteins from one Plasmodium cynomolgi strain B DNA, chromosome 10, whole genome shotgun sequence genomic window:
- a CDS encoding single-strand binding protein (putative) — protein sequence MKVLLLTSVMYVLCLPAIWGYVGDPKMHKLTVGGVWSERRSSTRKVNPFKTKLQSDFNYEGKRYYNNRPMTGEKSLNKIMLIGRVGCEPDIKILNGGDKVATFSLATNEFWRDRNTNELKSKTDWHRVVVYDQNIVDLVDKFLRKGRRVYIQGSLHTRRWFGNDLTNQPRQITEVVLSYNKGDLIFLDDKRNFISRNASNVQSSESPSSTSEPSVANSLGGNSDEGITPPNSHTDGGVEQDDFAHGLEGAAAEGFDSLEDGLGKEEGIYDKMNTQEFDE from the coding sequence ATGAAAGTGCTACTGCTAACCAGCGTGATGTACGTCCTGTGCCTTCCAGCCATATGGGGATACGTGGGGGACCCGAAAATGCATAAGCTGACGGTGGGCGGTGTTTGGAGCGAGCGGAGATCTTCAACCCGCAAAGTGAACCCCTTCAAAACGAAGTTGCAAAGCGATTTCAACTACGAGGGTAAGAGGTACTACAACAACAGACCAATGACAGGGGAGAAGTCcttgaacaaaattatgctCATAGGACGAGTTGGATGCGAACcagatataaaaattttaaatggaGGAGACAAGGTTGCTACGTTCAGCTTGGCAACAAATGAATTTTGGAGAGACAGAAATACAAATGAATTGAAATCCAAGACGGACTGGCATCGCGTCGTGGTATATGACCAAAATATTGTTGACCTTGtagataaatttttacgaaaGGGAAGGAGAGTATATATCCAAGGATCGCTACACACGAGGAGATGGTTCGGTAATGACCTGACCAATCAGCCGAGACAGATAACTGAAGTAGTGTTGTCCTACAATAAAGGtgatttaatatttttggatGACAaacgaaattttatttcgcGAAATGCTTCAAATGTGCAGAGTAGTGAAAGTCCCAGTTCAACCAGCGAACCAAGTGTTGCCAACAGTTTGGGGGGAAACTCCGACGAAGGGATAACTCCACCGAACAGTCACACTGATGGTGGTGTGGAACAGGATGACTTTGCACACGGATTGGAGGGCGCTGCTGCAGAGGGCTTCGATTCGCTGGAGGATGGCCTCGGGAAGGAGGAGGGCATCTACGACAAGATGAACACGCAGGAGTTTGACGAA
- a CDS encoding hypothetical protein (putative) has protein sequence MSMYNNIVDLIKNKKEVIKEEKKQRALSCHYGKSAVGGSAMRGSGVRGGSVREKGTRGSSMQNHADAQLTRNALVKSFLSAHKQIKEIQTLKDVSLQTAMYILKVEMEKIEMIKKCDKWKTVPYVYQKTADELLLRKREYLKNLQKYHRQSGEEGTKGESCFRKFSIKNGRSRSVHHDKVKMKTSVRFNDLIRSCSQRQVGSREFVTNFKGATGGVAKEQGWTQQRRSRSRSRSSRSRSRSRNSSSSINAKLNGEDATRSEVGGEASSVGAIKAAPSSEATSARGRIVNYRGCFYDGTPALSDPAESNPPEGDRSSGNCLYYYEHGGAGGAGEATKVGGSKSAKHGGVSMAKHGGVNRANHGGVEPTHLPTKQSNPLHRKESKKGERTDEEYPTKEGLLDKKSKGNQPACLSTSYNHSGKNNTKYSSTCNLLSVGNLMPQGCSNGRMIKYECFNLKRQTSCVNLKKTIPNFERHTVSSFIKNLSAQRSIQEKRSGERFGERSSERVSKRASRVASRGGGRTSQSGKKSLLGSKRDIASSKRDIASSKRDIAGTKRDIAGTKRDIAGTKRTLSTAKRTMSEGNALTRSSKRGVLDKLGMMNKIEKLYLLNELRRMNKLAQSSQGNIAGGGLYGEDLPSDQLHGALHGALHGELHGELHGELHEDDDAFENLWNTVVKEQISIAKRMNSSINNKFDLYHIGALNENYSWVKNLRNYSNSMSRTRQNTWRGSLDGGSFRGGSLRGGGSRTSFSKPHSRLNSKAVPKKKRASVRKSAAREASTSQPSRTSQPSRTSQPSRTSQPSKTNPLSTTNQLSSIAPLARRPSPALSEDDQTNGSASSDENDYDHHVHIKRGLYCTDDPPLTEGTKKERHPPMQHRNTNEVPFITKDTTNWCEPGKHFLEAEDKSPLEKMPKRKSYTRMDQIIMNKSGKNEETSQTKGSPPPRVYEIIINVPKRDNAVGYMESQFYCEEEPVVNSYVSQSNERVDGSSGHGIRLTCAGENCDVVQNECVNLKLKGRHVYRNSGDKCIDYCGNYPSDCRSDYRSDCRSDCRSDYRSDYLTNWKQYVSDNIQRVRDFTKENSCTGVSPPTCFAAEEKINPCGGFQAVNVSNVEMGTSEEYDAKAIGDTVRSKVIFADGGDHHRDPFVERPSQEKDSLQDSLQDSLQDSLQDSEGGLLSCDRTLSVRDNFMLCGKAAAPLEGALLKGESVENPPQDAHMRENNLGKTPSVGLSLSRVDTLKTANQHNVESAKVNTDDAVGDILDAYLGVINGNEYIRESVLRNDDKKGTATLVGMTPLKENTMRKAPAMLHSDVKLAPIDNPLHRVENSHQTDYNDMNRRPTTYSFPVATNNKGEGEGEGEEAEGEEDEVKKRGTDKHNMVMMPPLIEPNQDNYVMIKNVIPIPKLKLDKIQESRNFNSYEVRYVKESQSEFQAPHRAGNSVDVDVDPTGKMNVQKNMACLNSNLFGVANPTCFPIITCNNIAIKGSMDPFISKINCLGGTDPNEPTKYDNGVDADKDLLHLESKYTRSPVGVTLMGEKKEVHLPDDGLQENVKMPISSTTIHCDGSNSNEENGFSRLRTNITDMTNFPSNKTNFMMGDPSINSGKPPDWDHLPHREVKKAGHGAAAASGHGATSGAADQSEGISPQGAPSVTPRVSTSTLCMNNNGFTTRCRDFRCDSSILLDVSKSNLNCMQGGEPLAGLRCGDVSLGLPSGGCVNVCGYATHGGPTSGHPVGQEGGEAVPKGVAPSEAVTKGVPPGEAVTKGVPPGEAVNKEAPPSEALNKEAPPSEALNKEAPPSEALNKEAPPIEAANKEATPIEAVNKEAPPKKSYANIILNFFGIRRTNEKGKADQSGENKVERPNKEIPTCSKKVPNNVMSTQVPIFFRKNYQHARASDCYVKNLERGCTSLGRSNGCVLPSMTSFVKNTQKKVATIGNALNQGNTLFTDGSCLDVSVKGRRSLSTHCPNINVMKNGGTICNVGFIPRVAKQVNGYCNTRNGVMCSRVADLHVKPMRGDEVADPGKKDLPSQVSSYVSNFANGLVSDYNCVASRGGCLHHVSEVEDEDVVQRRIPSRCSSRGDPKWGIPGGAANLSDSRTMPSGSIQRYQNEKYFTRRTNETQFDKYATDMSRGNPLELSSKMKIPKSHPHVDITNKQPFLVNGTTTQTMMGAVPPMTTELGKKETGLPFVNAPNVVQYNRSVLISGPRKTTNGIITPSERYVSNMGSTHWDKTPLPMRNAPEDVSGTSEYVYMNRLATVQGETNREAKKGGSIMQRTEVQRGEGKEQKRDTHGEKGSREDYSMLPWGEEEEESEVDEEEEVEDEEEVEDEEEVEDEEEVEEESGVDVEEEEEEESGVDEEEVEREVEEEEEEEEEESEVDVEEDEEEVESEEEEIGSGEGEEEMEEESEIGSEEGEVEEEDEEEEKKESGVDVEDEAGIEEEDEADGEEEDEVGIEEEDEADGEEDDQTGSEEDDEADHSDDHSDDHSDDHSADHSADHSADHSGDADDEADAEEQPPLAYRNVPRKNASGQGVLLRKSTNCVEENGGDANSYLNGSAHTINSDAVRKESNESHTLHEEGTFRLSPSHSDDETEGRVFCASISGKHPSSERSSGDTMARSGVSGCTSEEHSGSHHTNSGEKHLHPRAGFPKEHKKDNARDADGSYKYLDEIAKKMELEKKGNEELKKKLQEQILIQRGLVRIKEQQQVYLELLKKNDAQNPKGKAPVPQFGLQ, from the exons ATGAGCATGTACAATAACATCGTGGATCTcattaagaataaaaaggaggtcataaaggaggaaaagaagcagaggGCTCTGAGCTGCCACTATGGAAAGAGCGCCGTGGGGGGAAGCGCCATGAGGGGAAGCGGCGTGAGGGGAGGCAGCGTGAGGGAGAAGGGCACCCGAGGGAGTAGCATGCAGAACCATGCCGATGCCCAACTCACACGTAACGCGCTCGTAAAAAGCTTCCTTTCCGCACACAAACAGATAAAGGAGATACAGACACTGAAGGATGTGTCTCTCCAAACGGCAATGTACATCCTCAAGGTcgagatggaaaaaattgagatgataaaaaagtGCGACAAATGGAAAACCGTGCCTTATGTATATCAAAAGACAGCGGATGAACTTCTACTCAGAAAAAGAgagtacttaaaaaatttacaaaaataccATAGGCAAAGTGGAGAGGAAGGGACAAAGGGGGAGAGCTGCTTTCGtaaattttccattaaaaACGGCAGGTCTAGATCAGTCCATCATGATAAGGTGAAGATGAAGACCTCAGTTCGCTTCAACGATCTTATCCGTTCGTGCTCGCAGAGACAGGTGGGTAGCCGTGAATTCGTGACCAATTTTAAGGGCGCAACTGGGGGGGTGGCCAAGGAACAGGGGTGGACGCAGCAGCggaggagcagaagcaggagcagaagcagtaggagcagaagcaggagcaggaacagcagcagcagcatcAACGCCAAGTTGAACGGGGAGGACGCAACACGGAGTGAAGTGGGCGGCGAAGCTAGCAGTGTTGGCGCCATCAAGGCAGCCCCGTCGAGTGAAGCGACCAGTGCCAGGGGACGCATAGTGAATTACCGAGGCTGCTTCTACGATGGCACACCCGCCCTTAGTGATCCCGCTGAGAGTAACCCCCCCGAAGGTGACCGCTCCTCGGGGAACTGCCTGTACTATTACGAGCACGGGGGAGCGGGGGGAGCGGGGGAAGCAACCAAGGTGGGTGGATCCAAGAGCGCCAAGCATGGCGGAGTGAGCATGGCAAAGCATGGAGGAGTGAACAGAGCGAACCATGGCGGAGTCGAACCCACGCACCTCCCCACCAAGCAGAGCAATCCCCTGCACAGGAAGGagtcaaaaaaaggagaaagaacaGATGAAGAATATCCAACGAAAGAAGGACTCCTGGACAAGAAAAGCAAAGGGAACCAACCTGCTTGTCTCTCCACATCATACAATCACAGTGGGAAAAATAACACCAAATACTCCAGTACGTGTAACCTCCTAAGCGTAGGTAACCTCATGCCACAAGGATGTAGCAACGGAAGAATGATAAAATACGAATGCTTTAACTTAAAGAGACAGACGTCTTGTgtcaatttgaagaaaaccATTCCGAATTTTGAGCGACACACCGTCTCGTCATTTATCAAGAATCTGAGTGCGCAAAGGTCAATTCAAGAGAAGAGGTCTGGGGAGAGGTTCGGAGAGAGGTCCAGCGAGAGGGTCAGCAAAAGGGCCAGCAGAGTGGCCAGCAGAGGGGGGGGCAGGACCTCCCAGAGTGGGAAGAAGTCCCTACTGGGTTCGAAGAGAGATATAGCTAGTTCGAAGAGAGATATAGCTAGTTCGAAGAGAGATATAGCTGGTACGAAGAGAGATATAGCTGGTACGAAGAGAGATATAGCTGGTACGAAGAGGACGCTGTCCACTGCGAAGCGAACCATGTCCGAGGGCAACGCTTTGACCAGGTCGTCCAAAAGGGGAGTTCTGGATAAACTTGGCATGATGAATAagatagaaaaattatacctCCTAAACGAGCTGAGGAGGATGAATAAGCTGGCTCAGTCCTCCCAGGGGAATATAGCAGGAGGAGGTCTGTACGGAGAAGACCTCCCCAGTGACCAGCTGCACGGAGCACTGCACGGAGCACTGCACGGAGAACTGCACGGAGAACTGCACGGAGAACTGCACGAGGACGACGACGCATTCGAGAACCTCTGGAACACAGTGGTGAAGGAGCAAATCTCCATCGCGAAAAGGATGAACTCTTCTATTAACAACAAATTTGATCTGTATCATATTGGGGCTCTTAATGAGAACTACTCCTGGGTGAAGAATTTGAGAAATTACAGCAACTCGATGAGCAGAACGAGGCAGAACACTTGGAGGGGTAGCCTCGATGGGGGCAGCTTCAGAGGGGGTAGCCTCAGGGGGGGCGGTTCTAGGACATCCTTCTCCAAGCCCCACAGCAGGTTGAACAGTAAAGCGGTCccaaagaagaagagggCATCCGTCCGGAAAAGCGCCGCACGTGAGGCGAGCACTAGTCAGCCGAGTAGGACCAGTCAGCCGAGTAGGACCAGTCAGCCGAGTAGGACCAGTCAGCCGAGTAAGACCAATCCGCTGAGTACAACCAATCAGCTGAGTAGCATCGCCCCGTTGGCTAGACGCCCCTCCCCAGCGCTCTCCGAGGACGACCAGACTAACGGAAGCGCTAGTAGCGACGAGAACGATTACGATCACCACGTGCACATCAAAAGAGGCCTCTACTGCACGGACGACCCTCCCCTCACAGAGGGGACGAAGAAAGAGAGGCACCCCCCCATGCAGCACCGTAACACAAACGAGGTACCCTTCATAACGAAAGACACAACAAATTGGTGCGAACCAGGGAAACACTTCCTAGAAGCGGAAGACAAATCCccattggaaaaaatgcctAAACGAAAAAGCTACACAAGAATGGatcaaataattatgaacaagtcaggtaaaaatgaagagactTCCCAAACAAAAGGATCTCCTCCCCCACGAGTCTacgaaattattattaacgTCCCAAAGAGAGATAATGCTGTAGGGTACATGGAATCCCAGTTTTATTGTGAAGAGGAACCGGTTGTCAATTCGTATGTCTCCCAGAGTAACGAAAGAGTGGATGGCTCTTCTGGTCATGGAATTCGCCTGACTTGTGCAGGTGAAAATTGCGACGTTGTGCAAAATGAGTGCGTCAATTTGAAGCTGAAAGGGAGACACGTGTACAGGAACAGCGGCGACAAGTGCATCGACTATTGCGGCAACTACCCCAGCGACTGCCGCAGTGACTACCGCAGCGACTGCCGCAGCGACTGCCGCAGCGACTACCGCAGTGACTACCTGACCAATTGGAAGCAATACGTTAGTGACAACATACAGAGAGTGAGAGACTTCACCAAGGAGAACAGCTGCACAGGGGTATCTCCCCCCACCTGTTTTGCTGCAGAGGAGAAAATCAACCCTTGTGGTGGATTCCAAGCTGTGAATGTAAGCAACGTGGAGATGGGAACGTCCGAAGAATATGATGCGAAGGCTATTGGGGATACTGTGAGGAGTAAGGTAATTTTCGCAGATGGAGGGGACCATCATAGGGATCCCTTTGTGGAGAGACCTTCCCAGGAGAAGGACTCTTTGCAGGACTCGTTGCAGGACTCGTTGCAGGACTCGCTGCAAGACTCGGAGGGGGGACTCCTCTCCTGCGATAGAACTCTCAGCGTTCGTGATAACTTTATGTTGTGTGGGAAGGCAGCAGCCCCGTTGGAAGGGGCACTGCTAAAGGGGGAGAGTGTGGAGAACCCCCCACAGGACGCGCACATGAGAGAAAATAATCTCGGGAAGACCCCCAGTGTAGGACTCTCCCTCTCCAGAGTAGACACACTAAAGACTGCGAATCAGCACAACGTCGAAAGTGCAAAGGTCAACACAGATGATGCAGTCGGGGATATACTAGATGCATACTTAGGGGTGATAAATGGAAACGAATATATTCGCGAATCCGTCTTAAGAAATGATGATAAGAAAGGGACAGCTACCCTTGTGGGGATGACTCCCTTGAAGGAGAACACCATGAGGAAGGCACCAGCAATGCTTCACTCAGATGTGAAGTTGGCCCCGATTGACAACCCACTACACAGAGTGGAAAACTCCCATCAAACGGATTACAACGATATGAACAGGAGACCCACCACGTATAGCTTCCCAGTCGCCACGAACaacaaaggggaaggagaaggagaaggagaagaagcagaaggagaagaagacgaGGTGAAGAAACGGGGAACGGATAAACACAACATGGTGATGATGCCCCCTTTGATAGAACCCAACCAGGACAACTACGTAATGATCAAGAATGTCATTCCTATCCCAAAGCTAAAATTGGATAAAATCCAAGAGAGCAGAAATTTTAACTCCTACGAAGTACGCTATGTGAAGGAATCGCAGAGTGAGTTCCAAGCACCCCACCGTGCAGGTAACTCTGTAGATGTAGATGTAGATCCAACAGGGAAGATGAACGTTCAGAAGAACATGGCGTGTTTAAATAGTAACCTGTTTGGAGTGGCCAATCCGACATGCTTCCCTATCATCACGTGTAATAATATTGCAATTAAAGGTTCGATGGATCCTTTCATTAGTAAAATTAATTGCTTGGGTGGCACCGATCCGAATGAACCCACAAAGTATGACAATGGGGTAGATGCAGACAAGGATCTGCTACATCTGGAGAGTAAGTATACACGAAGCCCTGTAGGAGTGACTCTAATGGGTGAGAAGAAAGAGGTTCATCTGCCTGATGATGGATTACAGGAGAACGTTAAAATGCCTATCAGCTCCACCACCATTCACTGTGATGGTAGCAACtcgaatgaagaaaatgggTTCAGTAGACTAAGAACCAACATTACTGATATGACCAACTTCCCTTCCAATAAGACCAATTTTATGATGGGGGATCCTTCCATCAACTCGGGGAAGCCACCTGATTGGGACCATCTCCCTCACAGGGAGGTTAAAAAAGCAGGTCATGGTGCTGCGGCTGCTTCTGGTCATGGTGCTACTTCTGGAGCTGCTGACCAGAGTGAGGGCATATCCCCGCAAGGGGCCCCCTCCGTGACCCCAAGAGTGTCTACATCTACGCTGTGCATGAATAATAATGGGTTCACTACTAGGTGCCGAGACTTCCGATGTGACAGCAGCATCCTCCTTGATGTCTCGAAGTCCAACTTGAATTGCATGCAGGGGGGAGAGCCCCTAGCTGGTCTTCGCTGCGGTGACGTCTCGCTGGGGCTACCCTCCGGCGGGTGTGTAAACGTGTGCGGGTATGCGACCCATGGGGGGCCAACGAGTGGGCATCCCGTCGGTCAGGAGGGCGGTGAAGCGGTCCCGAAAGGAGTGGCCCCCAGCGAAGCGGTCACGAAAGGAGTGCCCCCAGGAGAAGCGGTCACGAAAGGAGTGCCCCCCGGAGAAGCTGTCAACAAAGAAGCACCCCCCAGTGAAGCTCTCAACAAAGAAGCACCCCCCAGTGAAGCTCTCAACAAAGAAGCACCCCCCAGTGAAGCTCTCAACAAAGAAGCACCCCCTATCGAAGCTGCCAACAAAGAAGCGACCCCCATCGAAGCTGTCAACAAAGAAGCACCCCCCAAAAAGTCCTACGCCAACATTATTCTGAACTTTTTTGGGATAAGAAGAACaaacgaaaaggggaaagcagatcaaagtggagaaaacaAGGTGGAAAGACCAAACAAAGAGATACCAACATGCTCAAAAAAGGTCCCAAATAATGTGATGAGTACTCAGGTACCCATTTTCTTTAGAAAGAATTACCAACACGCACGTGCAAGCGATTGTTACGTGAAGAATCTTGAACGTGGTTGTACCTCCCTGGGTAGATCCAACGGATGCGTCCTTCCCTCCATGACTAGCTTTGTGAAGAACACACAGAAAAAGGTTGCCACCATAGGTAACGCACTCAATCAAGGAAACACATTATTTACAGATGGATCCTGTTTAGATGTGTCTGTGAAGGGTAGAAGAAGCCTTTCCACTCATTGCCCTAACATTAACgtaatgaaaaatggaggaacgATTTGCAACGTGGGGTTCATTCCGAGGGTGGCTAAACAGGTGAATGGCTATTGCAACACGCGCAATGGAGTCATGTGCAGTAGGGTCGCGGATCTGCACGTGAAGCCCATGAG GGGGGACGAAGTGGCGGATCCGGGAAAGAAGGACCTCCCCTCCCAAGTGAGTAGCTACGTGAGTAACTTCGCGAATGGTCTCGTGAGTGACTACAACTGCGTTGCCAGTAGGGGAGGCTGCTTACACCACGTGAGCGAGGTGGAAGATGAAGACGTGGTGCAACGGAGGATTCCCTCGCGATGTAGCAGTCGGGGGGACCCTAAGTGGGGAATTCCCGGCGGTGCAGCCAACCTCAGCGACAGTAGGACCATGCCAAGTGGCTCAATCCAAAGGTATCAGAACGAAAAGTATTTCACGAGGAGAACAAACGAAACGCAGTTCGATAAGTATGCAACGGACATGTCACGGGGGAATCCACTAGAACTCTCCTCCAAAATGAAGATCCCAAAGAGTCATCCCCATGTGGATATAACGAATAAGCAACCCTTCCTAGTGAACGGAACGACTACTCAAACAATGATGGGAGCTGTTCCTCCTATGACTACCGAGTtgggaaagaaagaaacggGACTCCCTTTTGTTAATGCACCCAATGTGGTGCAATATAATCGGTCCGTTCTCATCAGTGGACCGAGGAAAACTACAAATGGTATCATAACCCCAAGTGAGAGGTACGTAAGTAACATGGGAAGTACCCACTGGGATAAGACACCTCTACCGATGCGTAACGCACCTGAAGATGTGAGTGGCACGTCTGAGTATGTGTACATGAATAGGTTGGCAACGGTGCAGGGAGAGACAAACCGAGAAGCtaagaaggggggaagcatcATGCAGAGAACGGAGGTGCAGCGaggggaggggaaggaaCAGAAAAGGGACACACACGGGGAAAAGGGCTCTCGTGAGGATTATTCGATGCTCCcttggggggaggaggaagaggagagcGAAGtagacgaggaggaagaggtggaagatgaggaagaggtggaggatgaggaagaggtggaggatgaggaagaggTGGAAGAGGAAAGCGGAGTAGACgtggaagaagaggaagaagaggaaagtGGAGTAGACGAAGAAGAGGTGGAAAGAGAggtggaggaagaggaagaagaggaagaagaggaaagcGAGGTAGACGTGgaagaggacgaagaagaggTCGAAagcgaggaggaagaaattggaAGTGgcgaaggggaggaggagatgGAAGAGGAGAGCGAGATCGGAAGTGAAGAGGGGGAagtagaggaggaggatgaggaggaggaaaagaaggaaagtgGAGTAGACGTAGAGGACGAAGCTGGCATCGAAGAAGAGGACGAAGCTGACGGTGAAGAAGAGGACGAAGTTGGCATCGAAGAAGAGGACGAAGCTGACGGTGAAGAGGACGACCAAACTGGCAGCGAAGAGGACGACGAAGCTGACCACTCTGATGACCACTCTGATGACCACTCTGATGACCACTCTGCTGACCACTCTGCTGACCACTCTGCTGACCACTCTGGTGACGCCGACGACGAGGCGGACGCGGAGGAACAACCCCCCCTTGCGTACAGAAATGTGCCAAGGAAAAACGCGTCAGGGCAAGGCGTCCTCCTTCGCAAAAGCACGAACTGTGTGGAAGAGAACGGGGGAGATGCCAACAGCTACCTGAACGGAAGTGCGCACACGATAAACTCCGATGCGGTGCGAAAGGAAAGCAACGAATCGCACACCTTACACGAAGAGGGAACCTTCAGGTTGTCACCAAGTCATTCAGATGATGAAACGGAAGGACGTGTTTTCTGCGCAAGCATATCTGGAAAGCATCCCAGCTCGGAGAGATCCTCAGGTGACACCATGGCACGAAGTGGTGTCAGTGGTTGTACAAGCGAAGAGCATAGCGGATCGCACCACACGAAttcgggggagaagcacctaCATCCCCGTGCAGGTTTCCCTAAAGAACACAAGAAGGACAACGCACGTGATGCCGACGGGTCATATAAGTACTTGGACGAAATTGCCAAGAAAATGGaactagaaaaaaaaggcaacgaagagctgaagaagaagctgcaGGAGCAGATACTCATACAAAGGGGCCTCGTCCGAAtaaaggagcagcagcaggtgTACTTGGAGCTCCTCAAGAAGAACGACGCGCAAAATCCAAAGGGGAAGGCGCCCGTCCCGCAGTTCGGGCTTCAGTGA